A genomic window from Cherax quadricarinatus isolate ZL_2023a unplaced genomic scaffold, ASM3850222v1 Contig4074, whole genome shotgun sequence includes:
- the LOC138852106 gene encoding cytochrome P450 4c3-like, which produces MDYEFLHPWLGLNLLTFPGSLWHTRRKLVSPAFHFKILEEFVSIFNKQSCKLVQKLEKKADGNTFDIFDDVTLCVLDAICETAMGRCINAQEDSESEYVQAARK; this is translated from the exons ATGGACTACGAGTTTCTTCACCCCTGGCTGGGCTTGAATCTTCTCACTTTCCCAG GCAGTCTTTGGCACACACGCAGGAAACTGGTCTCTCCGGCATTCCACTTCAAGATCTTAGAAGAGTTTGTCTCGATCTTTAACAAACAAAGCTGCAAGCTGGTCCAGAAGCTGGAGAAAAAAGCTGATGGAAATACCTTCGACATTTTTGATGATGTTACGCTCTGTGTACTGGACGCAATTTGTG AGACAGCGATGGGACGCTGTATCAACGCTCAGGAAGACAGTGAGTCAGAATACGTTCAAGCAGCCAGGAAGTAA